The proteins below come from a single Staphylococcus sp. MI 10-1553 genomic window:
- a CDS encoding Abi family protein encodes MKFKGVKFIYINEIEAMRILEFKNYYYKLNSYVDNYPKQIVRHQSQLVERYQEVDFKNLVDLASLDMRLRYIIIKFCLDIEHSIKLNIMRSITYLENEDGYKVVQRFFSYVRQTSKIKDPYKKMMEYLSYDTYRKLDYDKYEQNTPIWFLIEHIQFGNLCWFIEFYYNTYKIDEFKELSKTVRFVKNIRNKAAHNTPILNNIVLKNQIIGNNKSVLITQYAKSLGIRKQSLDKRLSNYNIHDILAMLYVYDKIVVNKNMRARRIDELNAFMEYARKNKHIYDERFKSVYNFFSEALANY; translated from the coding sequence ATGAAGTTTAAAGGTGTAAAATTTATCTATATTAATGAAATAGAAGCCATGAGAATATTAGAATTTAAAAATTATTATTACAAGCTCAATAGTTATGTTGATAACTACCCAAAACAAATAGTTAGGCATCAAAGTCAGTTAGTTGAAAGATATCAAGAAGTGGATTTTAAAAATTTAGTTGATTTAGCAAGTTTAGATATGAGGTTACGTTATATTATAATAAAATTTTGTTTGGACATTGAGCACTCAATCAAGTTAAATATTATGAGATCAATTACATATTTAGAAAACGAAGATGGCTATAAGGTTGTACAACGCTTTTTTAGTTATGTGAGACAGACGTCAAAAATAAAAGATCCATATAAAAAAATGATGGAATATTTGAGCTATGATACATATAGAAAGCTAGATTATGATAAGTATGAACAAAACACGCCTATATGGTTTTTAATTGAGCATATACAGTTTGGCAACTTGTGTTGGTTCATTGAATTTTATTATAATACGTATAAAATCGATGAGTTTAAAGAATTGAGCAAAACGGTACGATTTGTAAAAAATATCAGAAATAAAGCTGCACATAATACCCCTATATTAAATAATATTGTTTTGAAAAACCAAATTATTGGCAATAATAAAAGCGTGTTAATAACACAATATGCGAAAAGTTTAGGTATTCGTAAACAATCTTTAGATAAAAGGCTTAGTAATTACAATATTCATGATATTTTAGCAATGCTTTATGTTTACGATAAAATAGTTGTGAACAAAAATATGAGAGCACGTAGAATTGATGAACTCAATGCCTTCATGGAGTATGCTCGAAAGAATAAACATATATACGATGAACGCTTTAAGTCAGTATATAATTTTTTTAGTGAAGCACTTGCTAATTACTAA